TGATTGAGCAACTTAAAATAATTCAAGAAATTAATAAGCAGACCACAAGCAACCACCACAGATGTGGCAGTAAACTGTGGCACTGGCATGGATCCAGCCATGGCAAGCTGAACAATAACTGCATATGTTGATACAACTCCCAAAGTCTGAACCACCATTGCTTCAGTCTCTCCTTTTTTCGCAAAATAAGATAGCAGCGAAAGATTTCCAAGAAGTCCAGTAAACATTCCCtgtgatcatttgaaaataTCTATGAGCAAACATGAACTATTACGTGGACGCTTGGCATTATCACTTAAAAGGTTTTTATCTGGTTAGTTTGTTTTCAAATGTCAGATAATCACTTTCCAATATTTGGTATCGCGAACTCAGATCCAATTATTTAGGggtaaaataatcaattttggtTCATCAGTTGAGCAATAGCTGCAAACAAACTTATTCTGACAATCTGATAAATATAAGGTCATTACACATGTCAATCACAACTTCACCTAAAGAGTGTCTACGATTAAGTTTACTGAACAGTATTGCGGTTAATAAACCAAGTTTGCAAAAGCAGGCTGCAGACCTAAATCTGCTCTTCAAAACTGTGTTTTTTTCTCTAAGAAATAGGCCGCACATATCACTTTTTCGGATGGTTTACCAAAATGTTACATTTTGCAAATGTATTAATCAGACAATCTCCACCAAACCGATATATCCCAATTTCAAAACACCTTAATTTTTGGATTCCGATTAATTCATATCacataatcactttcaaaacaTAATGTCAATCACTAAACTCCAAACATCAAAGACCAAACACAAAACACAGCCATAAAGAGTAACTAAAACAAAACAAGACAAGACAAACACATACCAGCCACGGAACAGCGAAAAGGGCAGCATTATTTCCGGCCAAAAGATTCCGAGCATTAAGCACAATCTGAGGCAACTGAAGCAACAAAAAAGGAACATTTGCAGCTCCAGCAAATTTTGCAGTCAAGGAATCCCATTGCTGCAAATTCTTCCTACATACCttcaaaaataatcaaaacaaattaaaagattaatacAAAAATACCAAAGAAATGatcaaagtttaaaactttAGTATCAAAAAACTTCAGTTATACATAAAAAGATatcaaagtttgaaactttttatCAATGTAATACCTCATTTTGATCATTGTTATCTTGGTGAAGTGGGTTTGGGATATCAGAATCAAGACAAGGGTTTGGTCTAAAACGGTATCGTTTCGCTTCAAATGAGGGATTTATTGAAGTGTAAGAGAGTTTTGAAGTGTAAAAATTTGATCTTTTTAATGGGTTTCTGAAATGGGGGTGATGGTGAAGAAGGCAGACATTATTGCCGGAATACCTGGTGGTGGTTGACGGTGGAAGAGGCGGAGCTCTGCCAAGAACCGCCATGGAACCCACCATTGTTTTACAGAAAAAGATGATTGTTTGTGTGAGAGAGATAAATGATGATGGGTTGGGAGGGAATTGGAAATAGAGTTGGTCCCAATATTGGATACATATATGCATCACCAAAGTTAGTTTTTGActgtcttttttttctttaattaatatttcTTTCCTTTTTGGGAATTTTTTAAGAACACTTGTGAATGATTTTTAAGATGGTCTACTACATAGTCTAAGAAGAAATCTAGGGCTTGGAAGAAATCTAGGTTCAAAACCTTGTTGATGAACATCTTGCCATGAACCGATAAGGCGATAATAGTTAAGAAATGATcacaaaaaaattgattaaaccaTGTATTGTACATCAAAAACAAATCTATTGAAATAGCTCAAAACTATTTCTTCATTTAACATAAAAATGTGGAGATATTTAAGCAATATTTTTATATGAGAATTGAGATACACAGAGTCTTCACttgaaaatatctttatttgtttaCGGATATATAGTGAAACTTAAAAGGTCTCGATATCAagcaaaataaaatttattagaATCGAGTTGGATCGAATtatgttttgatgattttttttctggGCTTTGATTCACTTGATAAAAATCTTCAAagctaataataattttaagtgAGATCTTTATGAATTTGAATTTGTCTATCAAttcaataataatgattaaattaaaaaggttttttttgaTAGATACGGTAACAACTTAAGTAAGAGTAAGATTGTCTAAAACTTAAGTAAGAGTAAGATTGTCTAAATCCTAATTTCCATCGTACACCATTTTTGTAAACCGTATTAAGACTCATGACCCATTAAAATCTCAAATGCTAATTACCTTACTTGTATTTTATGGAAACGAGTTCAATGATTGCATATAAACCTATGCCTTCAAttcaatttttagttttgattaaaaagacCCGTGTCCATAGGTAAACTGCATATGCTGAAAACTTTCTATGTGCTAATcacataaatatctaaacatccCCTGAAGTTCCATATACATAGAGACAACCTACATGTGCCATGCCAGGGGCACACTTATCCCAGCCATTTGACTAATAGAGACCTTACTTGGATCCATAGATTTTGGCTTTTTAATCTAGAAATGAGTGATCCAAGATTATTGCTAATCCAAGCAAAGAGGCATTGACCATTTACACATTTTGATATCCACTTTGCACAAGTAAATCAACCAAGTAgaagaaaaatagaaataatCAAACCTTGTATGCCTACTCGTTTTCGACATTCCACATTTCACATTCCACAAACCCCAATGGGGGATAAAGAAGAAATAAACATGTCACAATGGCAACAAATGAAAGAAATAGGAAGAAGCGAATTTCATAAGTCTTATCGAATCACTATAAATGCACATTCAAAATGCATGGGTAGGAGCAACTTCAACTAACAATTATCATCCCAACGTCCCTTACAGTagacttttctatatataatttcaatttttaatcATCAGACGATCCTTCCATATTCATTTCCTCCATGAGAAGATGGCACAATACTGGCAGCAATGGGATGGTTGCCTCTACGCCCTACAAAAAAGAATCACATCCTTAGTTCAACATACCCTCTTAATTAGAGTTGGCAACTACAGCCCATAAATGGGTCATTTCTGGTTATAATAGTCCCTAATCGGTCAACGAGGTATGATCTACACAGATTTtacaaatgaaataaaataactttgaaatgcaaaaaagaaaaaaaaaaaaaaaaaaaaaacaagtgataCAGACCATCCAGGCCTGTCTCAAATTGTACAAAGAAATGACCCATCGTTCCGGATTATAACTAGTCCCTAATTGGTCAAAGAGGTATGATCTAACGATTTTactaatgaaataatataacttttgaaagaaattttttttatatatagacaaCAAGCATTTTGGAGTTTCGGACCATCTCAAGCAGTCTCAATGCAAAG
The Erigeron canadensis isolate Cc75 chromosome 2, C_canadensis_v1, whole genome shotgun sequence DNA segment above includes these coding regions:
- the LOC122587383 gene encoding maltose excess protein 1-like, chloroplastic, which encodes MHICIQYWDQLYFQFPPNPSSFISLTQTIIFFCKTMVGSMAVLGRAPPLPPSTTTRYSGNNVCLLHHHPHFRNPLKRSNFYTSKLSYTSINPSFEAKRYRFRPNPCLDSDIPNPLHQDNNDQNEVCRKNLQQWDSLTAKFAGAANVPFLLLQLPQIVLNARNLLAGNNAALFAVPWLGMFTGLLGNLSLLSYFAKKGETEAMVVQTLGVVSTYAVIVQLAMAGSMPVPQFTATSVVVACGLLINFLNYFKLLNHNIWNIWEDFITVAGLSALPQVMWSTFVPYVPNSILPGIISFLIAVVAVVMARIGKLPEQATNFVRSLSGWTATLLFMWMPVAQMWTNFLNPENIRGLSSFSMLLAMTGNGLLIPRALFVKDLMWFTGSCWASFFYGWGNLICMYLCESISKEFFAAATVALFLWIGFALWSDSKAYGHGSPLTSLKVLLLGS